AAGTTGCTGCCGCCATGACTGTGGCGCGTGACAAGGTTAAGCGGGGACAGGAGATGAACAAGGTCATCCAGTCGTGCTTCGAATGTATCGAGATCGCCGCGGTCCAGGGCATCAACTGGGTGGCCAAGACGTCTGCGACCAACTGGAGTGTCGAGCATCCGCTGTGTGGATTGGATCTGATGGTCATCCTAAGTCTCTGGCTCTACCGCCTGGAACATGACGAAGAGCCAGCGACCGAGGAGGAGTTGGCCCTGTACAACAAAGTGCGCAACCTGTTTGACAATGAAGCCGTGGACTCCTTTGGTAAACTCAGCTCTACTGTGGCCCGTGTATGGGGTAACATCCTTGACGGTGTCGTAGTCTGGGGGTAAGTCTTCCATTCATATTCCTGTATATCCATTGGATGCTAACGAGAACAGGATCACAAAGCTCATGGGCGAGTCGTTCAAACTGCATTCGCAAGCCTTGGTTGGCTACGAGGACTCTTTGCGCATTGCCAAGGATCAACCAATCCACCCGATGCCGGCCAAGACGTTGGCCAGCGTTGGCACTGCCTATTAgtgccctttttttttttttttcttcacTCGTTTCATGCATTTGGTCGTTGATGGATTTGGATTCAGGGTAGGAAGCATTGGCATGTGGCGTACAGACGCCATCTGCTGATATTCCTGCATTTGCAACGGTTTACTGCTTTCTGCTTTGCTTGAGTTTCTATTTTGCAAGAACTCACAGGAGTCCGGTGTGGTcattttctgtttttcttggGCACGTTCACCCCCAAAGCAACAACTCGACACCCGGCTGGTCCTGTGTGGTCTTTCCCCTAGCACTTGACGGAGTTCCgttgctttttcttcgttttcgtTGACATTTACGCCCACTTAATTTCTAGTGCTTTCCTTTATCTGCGCGCATCAGCATGTTTGTTTGTGTTTTTTCTTGCTTGTCGACTTTGTTTGATTGATACCTTTTGTTTTTCATTGTACATTTCTACATCTTCATTTCTTCCCATGCATTTTTTTCACTCTTCAAGTCACTCCCTTATACCACTTTAACTTACAACTTTTGGACCATTTGGATTATTTAATGTGTTTTTGTCCTGGCTGTTATGTGTTTATGCAGTCCCCGCAATGTGTTATGTTTTGTCTAGTGTTATGTTATGCTTGTGCTTTtggatttgatttgattGATTTAAAGTGATTTGGCTCGATTCGATTCTTGATAATGTTTATgtttatttatttttttttcttttgatgCATGTTGTAGTACCTTGTACTATAAGTAAGTAATTGCAACAATGAAAATATTCGCGGGGATACTCAGGTTCCATCATTTAAAGCACTCGTATACCGAGCGGAGTATGTATGGGTACTAGACACTACGTATTACTACTTTACAGGTTGCAGATACTGAAGCTATACAAACGCTATACAAACTAGCACATCGGGGTATCAAACCCCCTCGTCCAAAGCAAACTCCCCATGATAACAATCAACAACCCCAGCCCAACACCAACACTAACCGTCCCATAAAAATACGCATGCCTCCGTTTACTCAGCCCATTCAACTCAGCAACCCAAGTACTAATCGTCGTCAACGACCCGCAAAACCCATCCATAACCCCTTGCAACACCTGACAACTAACAACCACCGAAGCACTAATCCCACCAACATGCTGCAGATCATAGCACATGCCCAATATGCCCGTGCCAAGGATATTCGCCGCAAACGTGCCCAGCGGGAAACTGGGAAGTTTGGCGTTTAGAAATAGCGAGAGATAGAGCCGGAGGAGACAGCCTAGCGGCGCGAAAACGATCGCGAAGATTGCAGCTCCGCGCCAGGTCTCGGTTCCCGGGCTGTGACGGTCTGGAGGCCAGATGGCCATGAAGACCGCGCCGAGCCAACATCCCCAGCCAAGTACCACGATAACAGGGTCCAGAATCCGTCGTGTAAATCGGAATGGAAGGACAGGCATGAGCCGGTCACACGTAAGCGCTAGATGCGCACCCGCGACCAGCGCAGCGAGGGATAGCGATAcggtgatgaggaggatcgCGACGAGCGCCATGAAGCTGTACCCCCCATTTCTCGAAACAGGACCCGAAAACGAATCACGGGAGGGGTCTGGAAGATCATTTGCGAGCGCGAGGAAAACATCCCTGATAAACGAGGAGAAAGAGGTAAAACAGCCACAGAAACCGGTTGTCAGGCCGATGTAAAGCGGGATAGTCTTCTTAGTCGCTTTGTGCGCTTTCAGTCGTTCATGCTCGGTTATCGTCTCTCGGTTCTCGCCCCATTCTTCGCGGAAGAGATTCTTGTCTTCTAGAAAGAAGCCCATGAGTAGCGAGCCGCTTGCGTTCGCCCATAGTACGCCCGTGACAATTGGTGCGCCCGTGTAGAACGTTAGGGATTGGAGGCCAAGGCGGGCGAGGGTGCCGAAGATGGCAAAGAAGACTAGATAGGAGAGGGTGTAGAGGTGGGTGGAGGGATGTTTGGAGAGGGGTTGGACTGTTTCTTTGGTCTTGGGTTGAAGTTCGAGTTCGGGTTCGGGGGGTTGGGAGGTGCGTTGGTGAGGTTCGGGTTCGATTGGAGGGGGCGCGGTGGATTCGGAGAGGGGGATTTCGGACTCTTCTTTATGGTCGTGGTCGCGGTCGTGGTCGTGGGATGTCATGTTGCCGGTGGACTTGTATCCTGTAGCCCTGTATAAACATGAGGAGTTGGAGAAAGAATTCAAGATTGATATGATTAGTCAGACAGGCAATCGGGCGGTTCCGAAGATATCTGATAAGATACGGTGTAAATAGATAGGGAGGGGTTAAATAGACCATTGATAGAGAATACAGAGTAATGCTGAATATCCTGGTGCTTGTACAGTCCAGCATAGCTGGACAGCCGTAGTAAGCTGTAGACAAGGGATGCTGCACGTGGTCGTATAAAACCCCTCTCTCCCCATCTGCAAGCTGTGTCCAACCTCACCTACaactcaccatcaccacttATCACCCCCTCTATAGATCATCCCAATTTTATCGATATACTGTCAAAATGACAATCCACATTTCCAGCCATCCTTGTCTCCAGACAAAGCTCTCTCAGCTACGCTCccataccaccaccacccgcGAAACCCGCGAGCTCGTCACCGAGATCTCCACCATCTTGGGCGTTGAAGCTCTAGCCAGCTTATCTGCGGTTCCGGGGAAGAAAGTGAGTCTACTTGATTTGATCTCAATGAAGATGCTAATCGAACAGGACAAAACACCCCTAGGAATCGAATATGAAACCCGCGAAATCCCCACCAACCTGGCCATCGTCCCGATCCTCAGGTCGGGATTGGGCATGACCGATGGTATCCCCTCCCCTTTCTACTAAGCTTACTTGTCTACATCCAGGGACTAACATGGCACAGCACTcacctccctcctccccaccCCAGTCCCAATCTACCACCTCGGCCTCTTCCGCGAACGCTCCACTCTCCAACCCGTCGAATACTACAACAATCTCCCCTACCACCGCCACACCTCCACCACAACCCCGACCCCAACAGCTACCAACATCGCCGCCGCCGAAACCGCCATTCTGCTCGACCCGGTCATCGCCACGGGCGCCACCGCCGAAGCGGCCATCCATCTACTGCGGGAGTGGGGCGTGAAGCAGGTGATTATGATTAGCGTGCTTGCGTCCGAGGAGGGGGTAAAGAGAGTGCAGGAGAGCTGGGATGGGGGTGTTGAGGTTTGGGTTGCGGGCGTTGATGTTAAGTGTGATGAGAGGGGGATGATTGTGCCTGGGTTGGGGGATATTGGGGATCGGTTgtttgttgctgttgggAAGTGAGCGTGCGACGTGATGGTTGATAGGTTAGGTTGGTATGAATGATGAGTGACATAAGATATGATTTGCTAGCTTGTTCTACCGGTCTTCTGTTGTTTGAATGTTCCTGTTTGTTTGACGGGGTTTGTAGTCTGCATTATACTTTTATTCTTCATTGTGACTATCTGAGCATGTAGTTATGAGTGGGAGAACACAAATGAGAAAAATTTGCCAAATTTACCATAAGAATGCGCATACCCACGGAGATTTATGCTCACTCGTCCGCTTTTTCTTGGGCTGAGGTTGTTTCAACGTCCTCGAGGAACATCCCAACCTTGCCGTAGTCGTAGTGGCCCTCCAAATTATCCCACTCAGCAATGTTCTGTCTCTTGCCGGTCCGGAATGGCTGTCTCGTTATGTAGTTCCCAAGGGAGCGAGAGGCCTTTATGAGGAATTAGCTTTGTAGGAAGGGAAGTCTGGAAAGTTGAGGGTGCGTGCTCACCAGGGAGAGTCCATACCGAATGGGATAGTAAGCATCTTCTTCCTTGCTCGCGGCGAGCTATGCCTGATTATACGTCTGAAGAAGAAACGCCCTGGACTTAGATCTATCAACCAGAGTCTTGTCGATGCCTTGACCGTGTTAAAAGCCGGCCATGTAGATATTAACATCCAGTTGCTCCCAGATGGGGCACAGAACACGAGTAATTTGCTCCGCGTATCTTGTCCATATTCATTCGTCAGCGTCAGGTTGAAGTTCCTGGGTGGAATGCTTAATGGCTTGACCCTATCCATCACGGTCTCTTCGAATCTTTCCCAATGTTCCACCTGCGAGGGCGGGAGTTGGTGCAGGGAGTCACTCAGCCAGTGCGTGTATCTTCTTTGCCTTATACGAAGGCACGGCAACGGAGACTACATTTGGCTTCTCAGGTTATAGAAGGTGCGATGCTTAGGGCCCTTGGGAGGAGACAACATCTTGCTGTTACTCCTCAATGTGCAGACGCAAGTGAGAATGCAATTTGAGCGAACGGAGAAAAAATTGTGACGGTTGTGCTGGTAGAAAACAAAAAGCCCTAGTTAGTAAACAAAGAGTAATACCTCAGGCATTCATCAGGCAAAACGAAATTCACTTCTCTCACCTTTCACATCGTCTCCTCTACATTATCTCCTAGTTCACTCTTCTACTCTCTTCACATACAAATATTGTATCCGTCATAATCTGGGCCTCTGTCTTTACTGGTCGAGGCCGCATTATCAAAGGTAGACCTGTCATGATTGAGGAGCACCTCACGGATGGCCAACGACTAGTCTTAGCTTTGGCCCATTACGACGACAAGTAGGAGCCTATCCTGCTCAAGATTCGTTATGAGTGAGTCCTGACTATACAGTAGTCATGACTCCTGCCTACTGACATATCCACTCGACTAGTCTGCGACGGAGTATTTCGGCCTAGGCGacctaaaaaaaaaaaaaaaaaggcaggCAGAAATAAATACCTTAAAGAAATTAGGctggttgaggaggttgaggaaaTTGTACATGGCCCGAAATACATTGCCCACGCCAGTCAGCGTGCAGGCCTGACTTTCCCTTATCCCAATGGCAATATTCATCATATTATCATGTCGCGCGTGCCAGGAGATGATCTCTATTACATTTATAAGGACCTCACTGGTAAGCAGCTGGACAGCATTCGATAGCAGCTGGCTTACATACTGGAGTATGTCTTTCTTTGCTCTTTGTTGGAGACGACGACTACAGTTCTGCTAATCTTCGCTTTCTTATTAAATAACAGGCATATGAGATAGCGACAGTTTGCCCCTGATCGAACATCACCCCAGCTTCCTACGATATGATGAGGAAGCCAACAAATTGCAAGTCTTCTTTCTAACCCAACATAACTCTCATTCTGTTTTGATACTAATAGATATTCAACTTTAGATATATTATAGACTGCTCCTTCATGACCTTCGTTGACCCCGACCACAAATGGTCTCGCATTATTGACAAGGATAGTATAGATGTTCGTTCTTTCGGCATCTGGGACATTGAAGCCTCGTCAGCTCAAACAAAGGGCGACGTGGCAAGGTATCACAAAATCGGGGCGCAACTGAGCTGGGGCGAGGTGCTAGTGCACCACCACAAGGCGCGAAGTGATAGAATTGGCATACGGTCAGGAATTAACGCGCTGGAAACTGCAGTATGCCCTGGGGAAATAAATATGCATGATGATAAACCAAATCTCCAGTGATGCTATTTACGGGAAATGCTTCTCGCTGGTGATTGACCAAGGAATTTTGTATCGGGTCATTCTCCATCCCTCTATTTGGGCTCTTTTTAATGATGTTTCCCGGGAATAgtataataataatgatgTGTTCTATGACAGCTACATATAGACCTGAACGTGTAAGATGAGCAAAAAATTCTTCCCAAccattgaaaaaaaaaaaaaaaaactttcCAACGCCACCATGGTTGACACTCTGGAACATTTCTGAGTAGAAGTAATTGATCCCTCGATACACAACAGGCATTGGGGCCCTTGAAGCATGCGCATGAAGCCAACCAGGACTGCtggaaaaaaaagacaagatAATCCGCATACATCAATATCGGCGCAAGCTGTCCGAGGCTTGCTTTTATTTAGCGATAGCTCATAAAGTTTGAGAGGCAGCAACATCTGTTCCCCTCTGCCTCGCCATGAAAGACCAAAATCCCTTGTCATGGTTGCTTGCCATTGTCGAAATCACGAAGATGCACTGGCATAACGAAGGGTACTGGGCACTTTTCCAACTTGAAAATCATCGAATGCGATCAACGCAGCCCGTTGGAGCTTATACCGGACTTGTGCAATGTACCACTTGGTCGCTTGTGGGTCTTCTGAAGTTTACAGCTCCCTATTATTGCTGAAATATCAGGCTGGTGCCAGTAGTTTCCTCTTTGGCCGTGTGCCATGCTCGAGCCTTGAAGTCTTTATAGCGGCCCTTAATCATGAAGATCCCAGCAACCAAACAGAAATGGGTGAATACAGCAAGCATTTCTCCGGGCTTGCCATTTTTCCACTTCGACATGAAGAACTCATTGGACTTttggccttcttcctctttagGTATAGAGTCCTTGCCTCTCCGGAGGGATCTGCCAGGGCTTTATGTATGCGATCTATCCAACCGGTACACAtcgtcgccaacaatccgaCTATCACCGCATGGATAAAAAGGGTCTGGCAAGAGCAAGCGAAGTTGATTTCCCTTCGGTTGCCTTCTTTGCGATTTATTGGTTGCATGAAGCATAATTTGTGATATGTGCTTCCTACGCTGACACTTAGCATAATCCAAGTCATTGACTACATATTTAGAGATTGTTGAGTATGAACCATCTGATGATCTGCGCATGACTGAGGGATAGTAATGGATATGGTTTGATGGTATGGGCTATGGTGATTGGCCAGATCAGTATATCCTCCTGCGCTTTGGTCGTCTGTGATCGTCATGTAGATGCGTTGTTAATCAAGCCGAAAAGAAGTAtcacgaaaaaaaaaaaaaaagagtataAAGCCTCAAGCCTGAATTAATATTAAATACATCAAGAAATCAAATAACATGAATCACCTGAACTCAAACACACAAGATCCACAAGAAATGCAAAAGTGTAAGAGGTGTATATAAGAagtagaagaagaaaggtGCAAAAGGCGCTCAAGGTATAATCATGTACACGTAGCAGTCGAGTTCACTCTCGGTGCTGGGTATGTCGAAGTCGAAGTCAAAGTTGAGTCGATGACgatgcagaagaagaaaaaggtcaggtaataaaaaaaataatatACCACAATAAAGCGTCGCGAGGCAGATTCGATGCCTCAAGAATCGAAAGGTATCAATGCGCTTTCGCAGAAATGGCGAAGAGAATCGGATCGAAAATCTTAAGAGTGCTCAAATAACGATGAAAATGCAGGGCAAGTCGGGCAATCGACCCGTCCATGGCCTGCATCAAGCCGCCATGGACATGCATAGCCATGGATTAGAACCAGCGTTATCCCAACATGACTGCTGCAAGAGCCGTACACGTCAACCCAATGGCCATTCCGATCCAGGGTGACTGGCCCAGTGTTCCTTCACTCCGTGCCTGCAGCGACTTGGTCGTTGTTGTTTCCCCCAGGTCAAATGCATCTGTGGGTTGTGCGGCGGCGATGTCGACACCGGCTTCTTGCACTGATTCTGGTGATTGTTGGTATTGGTACTGGTGTTGTTGGAGCTCGGGTAATGGCGCGGGAGGAGTAATGTTTGGTACTGAGGGGGAGGGTTGGACTGCAGAAGGTTGTTGTGTTGCGAGGGCCGCGGTGGGCGCGAGGCAGAGGAGGACGGTGGAAGGTTTCATCTTGTCGAAATGCGATAACGGCAGATAGAGGCGATAAGGAAAAATCGTCCGTTGCAGGGAATTGGAAGGACGACTGGTGTTGTTATTTGGACGCGCTGGCTGTGCAGCGGACTGTAGCGACGTTGTCCGGGGTGAACCTCCGTACAGAAGAAGGTTCAGGAGGCAGCACGTTTATACGAGAGGCAGTGTAGCGCAGATGTAATGCAATGCGACAAGCCACGAGTCCACGACAGCAACACAGAAATAAACGACAGCAACCAGTAACACCAAGCAAAAAACGCAAAAGCAACAGCCAAGAAACAAGAGTGacggaagaaaagaaacgaagaagacaggaagaagaggaagaagggcCCGCGAAAAAGCGAAACGACGAGGAAAAACCCCGTACCGTGTCCACTGGTGAACAACCCGAGTTTCCTATTGGACGACACCGGTCTTGGCGCAGTATTTGACAGGCCAGAAGCGCATGGACTAAGCCGTTTTAGGCCAGAGACTAGCGTACCCACACAAGCCCCTGAGTGGGCTTTCATTGTATTTGCTGAATGCTGATTGGGTGAAATGTGCCGTGTCAGGGACTCGTGGCTGCGAGCCAAAGCTTATCCGGTGGCTGGA
The sequence above is a segment of the Aspergillus chevalieri M1 DNA, chromosome 6, nearly complete sequence genome. Coding sequences within it:
- a CDS encoding uracil phosphoribosyltransferase (COG:F;~EggNog:ENOG410PIZM;~InterPro:IPR029057,IPR000836;~PFAM:PF00156,PF14681;~go_process: GO:0009116 - nucleoside metabolic process [Evidence IEA]), whose amino-acid sequence is MTIHISSHPCLQTKLSQLRSHTTTTRETRELVTEISTILGVEALASLSAVPGKKVSLLDLISMKMLIEQDKTPLGIEYETREIPTNLAIVPILRSGLGMTDALTSLLPTPVPIYHLGLFRERSTLQPVEYYNNLPYHRHTSTTTPTPTATNIAAAETAILLDPVIATGATAEAAIHLLREWGVKQVIMISVLASEEGVKRVQESWDGGVEVWVAGVDVKCDERGMIVPGLGDIGDRLFVAVGK
- a CDS encoding uncharacterized protein (COG:O;~EggNog:ENOG410Q1WV;~SECRETED:SignalP(1-17);~TransMembrane:1 (n6-17c26/27o96-113i)) — its product is MKPSTVLLCLAPTAALATQQPSAVQPSPSVPNITPPAPLPELQQHQYQYQQSPESVQEAGVDIAAAQPTDAFDLGETTTTKSLQARSEGTLGQSPWIGMAIGLTCTALAAVMLG
- a CDS encoding FluC/FEX family fluoride channel (COG:D;~EggNog:ENOG410PHTF;~InterPro:IPR003691;~PFAM:PF02537;~TransMembrane:7 (i66-86o92-116i149-170o199-227i248-266o278-299i378-402o);~go_component: GO:0016021 - integral component of membrane [Evidence IEA]); amino-acid sequence: MTSHDHDRDHDHKEESEIPLSESTAPPPIEPEPHQRTSQPPEPELELQPKTKETVQPLSKHPSTHLYTLSYLVFFAIFGTLARLGLQSLTFYTGAPIVTGVLWANASGSLLMGFFLEDKNLFREEWGENRETITEHERLKAHKATKKTIPLYIGLTTGFCGCFTSFSSFIRDVFLALANDLPDPSRDSFSGPVSRNGGYSFMALVAILLITVSLSLAALVAGAHLALTCDRLMPVLPFRFTRRILDPVIVVLGWGCWLGAVFMAIWPPDRHSPGTETWRGAAIFAIVFAPLGCLLRLYLSLFLNAKLPSFPLGTFAANILGTGILGMCYDLQHVGGISASVVVSCQVLQGVMDGFCGSLTTISTWVAELNGLSKRRHAYFYGTVSVGVGLGLLIVIMGSLLWTRGFDTPMC